One genomic region from Nostoc sphaeroides encodes:
- the crtW gene encoding beta-carotene ketolase CrtW, producing MIQLEQPPSHQIKLPPVVRRKSQFKGLFIAIVIVSAWVISLSILLSLDISKLKFWMLLPVILWQTFLYTGLFITSHDAMHGVVFPQNAKINHFIGTLTLSLYGLLPYQKLLKKHWLHHHNPASQLDPDFHNGKHQNFFAWYFHFMKGYWSWGQIIALTIIYNFGKYILHIPTDNLTYFWVLPSLLSSLQLFYFGTFLPHSEPMGGYVQPHCAKTISRPIWWSFMTCYHFGYHEEHHQYPNICWWQLPEIYKAK from the coding sequence GTGATCCAGTTAGAACAACCACCCAGTCATCAAATAAAATTGCCTCCAGTAGTGAGACGTAAATCTCAGTTTAAGGGGCTTTTTATTGCTATTGTCATTGTTAGCGCATGGGTTATTAGCCTGAGTATATTACTTTCCCTTGACATCTCCAAGCTGAAATTTTGGATGTTATTGCCTGTTATACTATGGCAGACATTTTTATATACGGGATTATTTATTACATCTCATGATGCCATGCATGGTGTAGTATTTCCCCAAAACGCTAAAATTAATCATTTTATTGGAACATTGACCCTATCTCTTTATGGTCTTTTACCATATCAAAAACTACTTAAAAAACATTGGTTACACCACCACAATCCTGCAAGTCAATTAGACCCAGATTTTCATAACGGGAAACACCAAAATTTCTTTGCTTGGTATTTTCATTTTATGAAAGGTTACTGGAGTTGGGGACAAATCATTGCGTTGACTATTATTTATAACTTTGGTAAATACATACTCCATATCCCAACTGATAATCTAACTTACTTTTGGGTGCTACCCTCGCTTTTAAGTTCATTACAATTATTCTATTTCGGGACTTTTTTACCTCATAGTGAACCAATGGGAGGTTATGTACAGCCTCATTGTGCCAAAACAATTAGCCGTCCTATTTGGTGGTCATTTATGACGTGCTATCATTTTGGCTACCATGAAGAACATCACCAATATCCCAATATTTGTTGGTGGCAGTTACCAGAAATTTACAAAGCAAAATAA
- a CDS encoding SRPBCC family protein, whose translation MLHFKHSSVINASPEVVWKFHERPDILQLLNPPWQPVQVVRREGGLNVGAITEFRLFLGPLPLTWLARHTECEKYRLFTDEQISGPFESWIHRHEFEPEAGKTRLTDAISFSMPGGGTVEFVSGWLVQVQLEAMFRYRHYVTKRECESQ comes from the coding sequence ATGCTGCACTTTAAACATTCCTCAGTAATTAATGCCTCACCAGAAGTAGTTTGGAAATTTCACGAACGGCCAGATATTTTGCAACTGCTGAATCCACCTTGGCAGCCAGTCCAAGTGGTTCGTCGTGAGGGGGGGCTAAACGTGGGCGCTATCACAGAATTTCGCCTGTTTCTCGGCCCACTACCCTTAACTTGGTTAGCCCGTCATACTGAATGTGAAAAATATCGCCTGTTTACCGACGAACAGATATCTGGCCCCTTTGAATCTTGGATACATCGACATGAATTTGAACCGGAAGCTGGCAAAACTAGGCTGACTGATGCTATTTCCTTCTCTATGCCTGGTGGAGGTACAGTTGAATTTGTCAGTGGTTGGTTAGTGCAAGTGCAACTAGAAGCAATGTTTCGCTATCGCCACTATGTAACGAAACGAGAATGTGAGTCACAATAA
- a CDS encoding CPXCG motif-containing cysteine-rich protein has product MQNTAEYYCAYCGEPNLTFIDLSAGGQQSYVEDCQVCCNPNILYVRVDEDTLDIEIDTESES; this is encoded by the coding sequence ATGCAAAACACAGCCGAGTATTACTGCGCCTATTGCGGCGAACCGAACTTAACTTTTATTGACTTGAGTGCTGGAGGACAGCAATCTTATGTTGAAGATTGTCAAGTTTGCTGTAACCCAAATATTTTGTATGTTCGCGTTGATGAAGATACCCTAGATATCGAAATTGATACCGAATCCGAAAGTTGA
- a CDS encoding B12-binding domain-containing radical SAM protein, with product MTSSVFTSERLLFTPANPDTNAIPIIFAFPNEYSVGITSLGYQVVWATLAMRNDVQVSRLFTDTHQQLPRTPEIVGFSISWELDYVNILNLLESLEIPILATSRDDSHPIIFGGGPVLTANPEPFAAFFDVILLGDGENLLGNFIEAYKEVRNASRQTQLKRLAQIPGIYVPSLYEVEYHSIDGAVKSIKPISPEIPAVVQKQTYRGNTLSASTVVTEKAAWENIYMVEVVRSCPEMCRFCLASYLTLPFRTASLESSLIPAIAKGLEVTNRLGLLGASVTQHPEFETLLDYISQPKYDDVRLSIASVRTNTVTVQLAETLTKRDTRSLTIAVESGSEKIRQIINKKLHNDEIIQAAINAKAGGLKSLKLYGMAGIPGEETEDLEQTVAMMRNIKKAAPGLRLTYGCSTFVPKAHTPFQWFGVNRQAEKRLQFLQKQLKPQGIEFRPESYNWSIIQALLSRGDRRVSQLLQLTRDFGDSLGSYKRAFKQLKGQIPDLDYYVHAEWSTEQVLPWSHLQGPLPQSTLLKHLAEAKSYINPSPKELQPVLGTRN from the coding sequence GTGACATCATCTGTATTTACCTCTGAACGCCTCCTTTTCACCCCCGCTAACCCAGATACCAACGCTATCCCCATCATTTTCGCCTTTCCCAATGAGTACAGCGTAGGTATCACCAGCCTCGGCTATCAGGTAGTTTGGGCAACTTTGGCTATGCGTAATGATGTGCAGGTGAGTCGCCTGTTTACAGATACTCACCAACAACTCCCCAGAACGCCGGAAATAGTCGGATTTTCGATTTCCTGGGAACTGGATTATGTGAATATTTTAAATTTGCTGGAATCTTTAGAAATCCCTATTTTGGCAACCTCTCGTGATGATTCTCATCCGATAATTTTTGGTGGTGGCCCTGTTCTCACAGCTAATCCCGAACCTTTTGCAGCTTTTTTTGATGTAATTTTACTGGGAGATGGCGAGAACCTACTAGGAAATTTCATTGAGGCGTACAAAGAAGTAAGAAATGCCTCAAGACAAACTCAACTAAAAAGACTTGCACAAATCCCAGGAATTTATGTACCGAGTTTGTATGAAGTCGAATATCACAGCATAGATGGTGCAGTAAAGTCAATTAAACCAATTTCTCCCGAAATTCCCGCAGTGGTGCAAAAGCAAACTTATCGGGGAAATACTCTATCGGCATCAACTGTAGTTACCGAAAAAGCCGCATGGGAAAATATTTACATGGTAGAAGTGGTGAGAAGTTGTCCAGAAATGTGCCGCTTTTGTTTGGCGAGTTATCTCACACTGCCTTTTAGAACAGCCAGTCTTGAAAGTTCATTAATTCCAGCGATCGCAAAAGGTTTAGAAGTCACAAATCGGCTAGGATTATTGGGGGCTTCTGTAACTCAACACCCAGAATTTGAGACTTTGCTAGATTATATTAGTCAACCAAAGTACGATGATGTCCGTCTCAGTATTGCCTCAGTGCGAACCAATACCGTAACAGTCCAGTTAGCAGAAACTTTGACGAAACGAGACACGCGATCGCTTACCATTGCAGTAGAGAGTGGTTCTGAAAAAATCCGCCAAATCATCAACAAAAAGCTGCATAACGACGAAATTATCCAAGCGGCGATAAATGCCAAAGCTGGCGGATTAAAAAGCTTGAAACTCTACGGAATGGCAGGAATTCCTGGTGAAGAAACAGAGGATTTAGAACAAACCGTGGCGATGATGCGTAATATCAAAAAAGCTGCGCCAGGATTGCGGTTAACATACGGATGCAGCACCTTTGTACCCAAAGCACACACACCGTTTCAATGGTTTGGGGTGAATCGGCAAGCAGAAAAGCGGTTGCAGTTTTTGCAAAAACAGCTAAAACCACAGGGGATAGAATTTCGCCCAGAAAGCTATAATTGGTCGATTATACAGGCTTTGTTATCGAGAGGCGATCGCAGAGTGTCCCAACTACTCCAACTTACTCGTGACTTTGGCGATTCCTTGGGTAGCTACAAACGTGCTTTCAAACAACTCAAAGGACAAATCCCCGATTTAGATTACTACGTCCACGCCGAATGGTCAACAGAACAAGTATTACCCTGGAGCCACTTGCAAGGGCCTCTGCCACAGTCTACACTACTAAAGCATTTGGCTGAAGCTAAAAGTTATATCAATCCATCCCCCAAAGAACTACAGCCAGTACTGGGGACTAGGAACTAA
- a CDS encoding SemiSWEET transporter, translated as MPQMFKTWQTKSAKDVSLVTLITFITGVFLWLIYGIYLQSLPIILANSVTLFFNLIILWLKIKYR; from the coding sequence TTGCCACAGATGTTTAAAACCTGGCAAACAAAATCAGCAAAAGATGTTTCTCTGGTGACGCTAATTACATTCATAACTGGTGTTTTTTTGTGGCTAATCTACGGAATATATCTACAATCCTTGCCAATTATTCTTGCTAATAGCGTGACATTGTTTTTTAACTTGATAATTCTATGGCTTAAAATTAAATATAGATAA
- a CDS encoding tetratricopeptide repeat protein: MTTAINTEKEYQNRLKHFTSLKSKYQATKYNDSSPSSLLYLILRKVDLGIELTELEFSWLREQELFKTVEIVCLQQQYKLEELRNLENEFSLLKSQYQVPKLSGAFKNISIILYPILWKFHSGNPLTDSEIEWLKNNGLGATVALVNKMELERHFFALKAKYKATKYQGSSINSPLYKILNKLESKQRISTPELEWLIKQELFETAETFRQQELKKEAQFAELKDKYQAIKHSDSFLSSPLYLILQNIDAKNNLSESEINCLEQQGLSETIAIAQELEQTREFAALKAKYKATEYQDSTPKSHLYKILKRLELSNQLGEQDINFLKKRKLSEIIEIANEKYTSTLKSKIDLGELLNQSEIEWLKNNRREDIIILAQQKHFAILKRKYKLIDPSLPLEPFYAIMVKLEKKERLDPKLVLQLMEEGLLSNDGKIALAYSRLEAEFYEQEFHRTGQKWHIPTASSYWRKAEEPEQALKLTNLDLSQIRENKLKSAILVTRGAAFRYIANLADAEICAKTAMEFHPNSHQPYTLMGAICYDRGDYPKGDYWFEEAIQRGAEIEDIDAERKRVIRSTKDENKRHEAAEYLLRKDSKRYVWAKSYLKKSSDNGK; encoded by the coding sequence ATGACTACTGCTATCAATACAGAAAAAGAGTACCAAAATCGTTTAAAACACTTTACTAGCCTAAAGTCCAAATACCAAGCAACTAAATATAACGATTCATCACCCTCTAGTCTTCTGTATCTTATATTGCGAAAAGTTGATTTAGGAATTGAGTTAACTGAATTAGAGTTCTCTTGGTTGAGAGAGCAAGAACTTTTTAAAACAGTTGAAATCGTTTGCCTACAGCAGCAATATAAGTTAGAAGAACTTAGAAACTTAGAAAATGAGTTTTCCCTTCTCAAATCTCAGTATCAAGTCCCTAAATTATCAGGAGCTTTCAAAAATATCTCTATTATTCTATATCCAATCCTTTGGAAGTTTCATTCAGGGAATCCACTAACGGATTCAGAGATTGAATGGCTAAAAAATAATGGGCTTGGTGCGACAGTAGCACTTGTTAATAAAATGGAATTGGAGAGGCATTTTTTTGCTTTGAAGGCAAAGTATAAAGCTACTAAATACCAAGGTTCATCAATTAATAGTCCACTATATAAAATTCTCAATAAACTAGAAAGCAAACAAAGAATAAGCACCCCTGAATTAGAATGGTTGATAAAGCAAGAGCTATTTGAGACAGCAGAAACTTTTAGGCAACAGGAATTAAAAAAAGAAGCTCAGTTTGCTGAGTTAAAAGATAAATACCAAGCGATTAAACATTCAGACTCATTCTTATCCAGTCCGTTATATCTAATACTCCAAAACATTGACGCTAAAAATAATTTGAGTGAGTCAGAAATTAACTGCCTAGAACAGCAAGGACTTAGCGAAACAATTGCCATTGCTCAAGAATTGGAACAAACACGAGAATTTGCTGCCTTGAAAGCTAAGTATAAAGCAACCGAGTATCAGGATTCAACGCCTAAGAGTCACCTGTATAAAATTCTTAAAAGGCTTGAATTGTCCAATCAGTTAGGTGAACAGGATATTAACTTTCTCAAAAAACGCAAGCTGAGTGAAATTATAGAAATTGCAAATGAAAAATACACCTCTACCCTAAAATCTAAAATAGATTTAGGAGAACTACTTAATCAATCAGAAATTGAGTGGCTGAAAAATAATAGACGTGAAGACATTATTATTCTCGCTCAACAAAAGCACTTTGCTATCCTCAAGAGAAAATATAAATTGATAGATCCTTCACTTCCGCTAGAGCCATTTTACGCGATTATGGTCAAACTAGAGAAAAAAGAACGGCTAGATCCTAAGTTGGTTTTACAGCTTATGGAAGAGGGACTATTATCTAATGATGGGAAAATTGCTCTTGCATATTCTAGACTAGAGGCAGAATTTTACGAGCAGGAATTTCACCGCACTGGGCAGAAATGGCATATTCCCACAGCTAGTAGTTATTGGCGCAAAGCAGAGGAACCTGAGCAGGCATTAAAACTTACTAACTTAGACTTAAGCCAAATCAGAGAAAACAAGCTAAAATCAGCAATTTTAGTTACGAGAGGTGCAGCATTCAGATATATAGCTAACTTAGCTGATGCAGAAATTTGTGCGAAAACAGCTATGGAATTTCACCCTAATAGTCATCAACCTTATACCTTAATGGGTGCTATCTGTTATGACAGAGGTGACTATCCAAAAGGAGACTATTGGTTTGAAGAAGCCATTCAACGTGGGGCGGAAATTGAAGATATAGATGCTGAAAGAAAACGAGTAATCAGGAGTACAAAAGATGAGAATAAACGACATGAAGCAGCAGAATATTTACTGAGAAAAGATTCAAAACGATATGTTTGGGCTAAGTCTTATCTCAAAAAATCGTCAGACAATGGTAAATAA
- a CDS encoding tetratricopeptide repeat protein has product MNAEELLNQGLNHNLQGDYQGAIAAYTQAIKLNPNYAEAYHNRGIILSGQLKDYRSAIANFNRAIEINRNFATAYSHRGNARYFLADYEGAIADHNQALQIDPNLAQSYHSRGNAYFALEKYDKAIADYIQTIETSTQLADNINIDIANAYHNRGVACFESGDHQGAIADFQQALQWHPNFAASYSNRGNIHHILGNFNEAIADHNRALQLDPNLAEAYHNRGNAYYSLADYQSAIANFNRALEINPRFAGAYYNRGLVLAHLKEYHRAIEDFNQALKFNPDDVQAYSERGLIRSTLGDYEGAIADYDRALQENPTLALVYGFRANALHRLGNYQGAIEDSNRLLQLNPNLAEGYCDRAAARRSLGDYKGAIKDYNRALQINDNLAAAYYGRGIAREALQDLQGAIDDNTQAIELVPEFSQAYCNRGNARRLLGDEQGAIADYNQALKINPDLIEAYYNRGSTYYALEEYESAIADYTQALQINSQSAAFYSDRGNAHYALEDYQEAIEDYSRAIAIDPSFAEDWYNRGRSRSLLKDLQGALADLNQALQRQPHWASAYILRADVYQNLGDSQRAIADFQKSADLYYQEGNIQYYQQIMELIEQLQ; this is encoded by the coding sequence ATGAATGCTGAAGAATTATTAAACCAAGGATTAAATCACAATTTGCAAGGGGATTATCAAGGGGCGATCGCAGCTTACACCCAAGCAATCAAGCTCAATCCTAACTATGCTGAAGCTTACCATAATCGAGGCATTATTCTAAGTGGTCAACTTAAAGATTATCGTAGTGCGATCGCTAATTTTAATCGCGCTATAGAAATCAATCGCAATTTTGCCACAGCCTACTCTCACCGAGGTAATGCACGTTACTTTTTAGCCGATTACGAAGGAGCGATCGCAGATCATAACCAAGCATTACAAATCGATCCAAATCTCGCCCAATCTTACCACAGCCGGGGTAATGCTTACTTTGCCTTAGAAAAATATGACAAAGCGATCGCTGATTATATCCAAACAATCGAAACTAGTACCCAGTTAGCTGATAATATCAATATTGATATTGCCAATGCTTATCATAATCGGGGTGTAGCTTGTTTTGAAAGCGGTGATCATCAAGGAGCGATCGCTGATTTTCAGCAAGCTTTACAATGGCATCCTAATTTTGCCGCATCTTACAGCAATCGAGGTAATATTCACCATATCTTAGGAAATTTTAACGAAGCGATCGCTGACCACAACCGAGCATTACAATTAGATCCAAACTTGGCGGAGGCTTATCATAATCGAGGTAATGCCTACTACTCTTTAGCAGATTATCAAAGTGCGATCGCTAATTTCAACCGCGCATTAGAAATAAATCCCAGGTTTGCCGGAGCATATTACAATCGGGGTTTGGTTCTTGCTCATCTCAAAGAATATCACCGAGCAATTGAGGATTTTAACCAAGCGTTAAAGTTCAATCCTGATGATGTGCAAGCCTATTCTGAACGGGGTCTTATTCGTAGTACTCTTGGGGATTATGAAGGTGCGATCGCAGATTATGATCGAGCCTTACAAGAAAATCCGACTCTAGCTTTAGTATACGGCTTTCGGGCGAACGCTCTGCACCGACTGGGAAATTATCAAGGTGCAATTGAAGATAGCAATCGCCTATTACAACTCAATCCTAATTTAGCAGAAGGATATTGCGATCGCGCGGCGGCTCGTCGTTCTTTAGGAGATTATAAAGGAGCAATTAAAGATTACAATCGGGCATTACAAATTAATGATAACTTAGCCGCAGCTTATTACGGTCGGGGGATTGCTCGTGAAGCCCTGCAAGATTTACAGGGAGCAATTGATGATAACACTCAAGCAATAGAGTTAGTTCCTGAATTTTCGCAAGCGTACTGCAATCGCGGAAATGCTCGTCGTCTTTTGGGGGATGAACAAGGAGCGATCGCAGATTATAATCAAGCATTAAAAATTAATCCTGATTTAATTGAAGCATATTACAACCGAGGTTCAACCTACTATGCTTTAGAAGAATATGAAAGTGCGATCGCAGATTATACCCAAGCATTGCAAATAAATTCTCAATCTGCTGCATTTTACAGCGATCGCGGTAATGCTCACTATGCCCTAGAAGATTATCAAGAGGCAATAGAAGATTATAGTCGAGCGATCGCGATCGACCCCAGCTTTGCTGAAGACTGGTACAATCGGGGTCGTAGCCGTTCTTTATTAAAAGACTTACAAGGAGCGCTTGCAGACTTAAACCAAGCCTTACAGCGTCAGCCTCATTGGGCTTCAGCTTACATTCTGAGGGCAGATGTCTACCAAAATCTGGGAGACTCGCAAAGAGCAATTGCGGATTTCCAGAAATCCGCAGACTTGTATTACCAAGAAGGAAATATCCAGTATTATCAACAAATTATGGAGCTAATTGAACAGCTTCAATAA